The genomic stretch AAACATGGGAGCGGGAGCCGTTCGCAGCAGGGGTGTTTCCGTATGCCAGATCACATCGGGGAAAACTGCGCCGATCTCTTCGTGAGTGCAGTACACGACCTGATGATCGGTGCCTAACAGATCTGCCATGCGGCGCTGAAATTCACTTTCGTCAAACTCTGGATCGGAGAAAGCGATCGAGAAAGTGTCCAGCGAATTCTGAGTGTACTGGCGAATCATCGCCGCTGTTGTGGAGGAGTCCAGACCGCCGCTGAGATAAGCGCCCACCGGAACATCTGCCCGCAACCGAATCAGGGTAGCGTCAATTAAAAGCTGCTCAAATTCCTCCAGGTAATCCCTTTCAGAACGACTAGGATCTGCAACTGTCGAGAAGTCGGGCTGCCAGTAAGGTGCGATCGTCAACTTGCCATTTTGAGCCACCAGATAATGACCGGGAGGCAGTGTCAGGATGTCTTTGAATATGGTATTGGGAGGTTGAACGCTCCAGAAGGTGAATACCTGTGCTAACACAGTCGGATCAATTTCGGCAAAGACCTGGGAATGGGTCAGGAGTGCTTTAATTTCAGAGCCGAAAATGAGCTGCCCATCACAAACGGTATAGAACAAAGGACGCACCCCCAGTCGATCGCGAGCCAAAAAGAGCCGCCGATTTCGAGAATCCCAGAGGGCGATCGCAAACTGACCGTTGAGAAAATTGAGACAGTCGGTTCCGTATTCTTCATAGAGATGCAGAATCACTTCCGTATCGCAGTTTGTTTGAAAGCGATGCCCCTGCTTTTCCAGGTTAGGACGCAGTTCCGGGTAGTTAAAGATCTCACCGTTAAAGACAACCCAGAGGGTTCCATCCTCGTTGCAGATTGGCTGCTGACCGCCACTTAAGTCCACAATGCTGAGTCGGGCGTTGCCCAAGTTAACCCATTCATCCCGGTAGATGCCAAATTCATCGGGTCCGCGATGCCGGATCATTGCCAGCATTTGCTGAAGCACTTCGAGCGGTACAGGCTGCGGCTCCTGCAAATTCAAAATCCCCACAATCCCACACATGCATCTCTCCTTATTATGTGCCTGCTCATTCTCCGATCGCTCAATTCCTGGTTTGCAAAATTAGCTTTTCTGTTCCTGCAACTGCATCAGCGCCAGCTTGTTGATTTTGCCGTTTGCACTCTTTGGTAATTCTGTGCATAGCTCGATCGATCGAGGAATCATATACTCTTCCAGATGCGATCGACAATGGCGTAACAGATCGGCAACAGTCAGCGAAGCATCAGCAGTCAGAACCACAAAGGCTTTGATCGCCTGCCCCAACACTGGATCGGGAACACCCATCACAGCGGCTTCCTGCACACCTTCCAGACCGTACAAGACCTGTTCGACCTCCTTAGGGGAAACCTTTTCGCCCCGGCTTTTGATAACGTCGTCCTTACGCGCTACAAAGTAGAAAAATCCGGCTTCATCGCGCCTGAATAAATCGCCTGTGTAGCAAACTCGCTCACCGGGTAATGAACTGACCCGAAAGCGGAGTGCCGTCTGTTCTGGCGCATTCCAGTAGCCCCGCATGACGTGCCGACCTCGGACAACCAGTTCTCCAACCTGCCCCGCCGCAAGCCGCTGTCCCTGTTCATCTTCGATCCAGGCTTCTGTACCAGGAATTGGAATGCCTACTGAACCTGGTCGCAGGTCTAGCTGCTCTGGCGGCAAATAGAGCGTGCGCTTTGTCTCCGTGAGTCCGTACATCGAGAACAGAGTTGCCCAGGGAAATCGATCGCGAATGGCAGCAATATGGGCAGGAGGTAGCGCAGCAGCAGTATTGGTGAGATAGCGGAGGCTGGACAGATCATACTGGCTCAGATCCATCTGAAGCAGCAGAGTAAAGACTGTGGGAACGCCTGGAAATCCAGTTACTTGCTCTGCTTCGATCCGTTTCAGAATCATTGCAGGGTAGGTAAATCCCTTTTCTAAAACCAGCGTGCCGCCAAATTGAAATACCATCAGCAGCTGATACAACCCGTAATCGAACGATAACGGCAGCAGCCCAATCACAATATCAGATTCGATATTGCCTAAATATTGAGTAATAGAACTTGCCGCAAACACCACATTGCTGTGGTCGCACATGACACCCTTCGGTTCTCCGGTACTGCCAGAGGTATAAATCAGACAGGCAAGATCGACATCAATGTTAATCGAATCGGGGCGAGTTTCAGCATAATCTGCCTGAATGGCATCATAGCCAACACAAGAGCTGGGGCAGGAATCATCTAGAAGCGGTTTCGGCAGCGAAGTCAACACCGCCATTTTTAGCGATGGAACGAGCCGCATGAACTGATGAACTGCCGCAATTTGCTGACCGCTCGTGATCAAAACCCGTGCCCCGCAATCCTTGAGAATATAGGCGCATTTGTCAAATTTCGTACTGGCGTTAATTGGGACAAAAACACCGCCCGCCTTCAGCGTTGCAAAAATGCCGATCGCTAGCTCTATACAGTTCGGGAGATACAGCGCCACGCGATCGCCACGCTGCAAGCCTTGTGACCTGAGGGCATTGGCAAGTCGATTGGCTTGAGCTTCAATATCGGCATAGGTGAGCCTTTGTCCATCGCAGATGAGAGCAACTTTGTGTGGCAATCGATCGGCGCTTTTCTCAAGAAACTGGTGTACCAGCATAGAACGGCTCCAGGCAATTTCTGCTAACGGTGCAATTCCAATTCAATCTCGAAATTCAGGCAGCAAT from Leptolyngbya ohadii IS1 encodes the following:
- the asnB gene encoding asparagine synthase (glutamine-hydrolyzing); translation: MCGIVGILNLQEPQPVPLEVLQQMLAMIRHRGPDEFGIYRDEWVNLGNARLSIVDLSGGQQPICNEDGTLWVVFNGEIFNYPELRPNLEKQGHRFQTNCDTEVILHLYEEYGTDCLNFLNGQFAIALWDSRNRRLFLARDRLGVRPLFYTVCDGQLIFGSEIKALLTHSQVFAEIDPTVLAQVFTFWSVQPPNTIFKDILTLPPGHYLVAQNGKLTIAPYWQPDFSTVADPSRSERDYLEEFEQLLIDATLIRLRADVPVGAYLSGGLDSSTTAAMIRQYTQNSLDTFSIAFSDPEFDESEFQRRMADLLGTDHQVVYCTHEEIGAVFPDVIWHTETPLLRTAPAPMFLLSRRVQNHRLKVVITGEGADEFLGGYDIFKETVIRHFWSKNPDSDWRPLLLRRLYPEISRLGNSEAFLIQFFKKQLTETEMPFYSHLMRWSNGARLQRLLQHPSALSAIDLAEQRIPLPDRFHQWSPLAKAQYLEITTFLSPYLLCSQGDRVAMANSIEGRFPFLDYRVVEFCNRLPDKLKLRGLNEKWLLRQVAHKLLPPEIGQRRKRPYRAPIHRSFFHRQTPDYVTELLSETALQASGLFNPSAVAQLVRKAQSSLPLSEVDEMAIAGVLSTQLTHHQFVKTFNARKSCLTVGDRVKVINGFVREELAV
- a CDS encoding class I adenylate-forming enzyme family protein is translated as MLVHQFLEKSADRLPHKVALICDGQRLTYADIEAQANRLANALRSQGLQRGDRVALYLPNCIELAIGIFATLKAGGVFVPINASTKFDKCAYILKDCGARVLITSGQQIAAVHQFMRLVPSLKMAVLTSLPKPLLDDSCPSSCVGYDAIQADYAETRPDSINIDVDLACLIYTSGSTGEPKGVMCDHSNVVFAASSITQYLGNIESDIVIGLLPLSFDYGLYQLLMVFQFGGTLVLEKGFTYPAMILKRIEAEQVTGFPGVPTVFTLLLQMDLSQYDLSSLRYLTNTAAALPPAHIAAIRDRFPWATLFSMYGLTETKRTLYLPPEQLDLRPGSVGIPIPGTEAWIEDEQGQRLAAGQVGELVVRGRHVMRGYWNAPEQTALRFRVSSLPGERVCYTGDLFRRDEAGFFYFVARKDDVIKSRGEKVSPKEVEQVLYGLEGVQEAAVMGVPDPVLGQAIKAFVVLTADASLTVADLLRHCRSHLEEYMIPRSIELCTELPKSANGKINKLALMQLQEQKS